One window of Thermodesulfobacteriota bacterium genomic DNA carries:
- a CDS encoding DUF3015 family protein — MKRLLLCALAVAVVLGVSVTNSSAKVRHNVGCGLGTMIFEQGTSDGLLVQVVAATTNGFLGNQTFGITSGTSECKQQTTIVSTETIQFVADNMDGIAKDIASGQGESLDTLSELMEIPAEDRSAFYGTLQRNFSEIFPSDKVEATDVIVSIASLYEKG, encoded by the coding sequence ATGAAAAGGTTACTGTTGTGCGCTTTAGCGGTTGCGGTGGTTCTGGGCGTTTCGGTTACCAACTCAAGCGCCAAGGTAAGACATAACGTGGGCTGCGGCCTGGGTACGATGATATTCGAGCAGGGCACGAGCGACGGCCTTCTCGTGCAGGTGGTAGCCGCAACGACCAACGGTTTCCTCGGCAACCAGACCTTCGGCATCACCTCGGGCACTTCCGAGTGCAAGCAGCAGACAACGATCGTCTCCACCGAGACGATACAGTTCGTCGCCGACAACATGGACGGCATCGCCAAGGACATAGCCTCCGGGCAGGGCGAGTCGCTCGACACGCTCTCCGAGCTGATGGAGATACCCGCCGAAGACAGGTCCGCCTTCTACGGCACGCTCCAGCGGAACTTCTCCGAGATATTCCCCTCGGACAAGGTCGAGGCCACGGACGTGATCGTCAGCATAGCCTCGCTCTACGAAAAGGGCTAA